The genomic interval AAGCTTATTAGTAATGAGTTGATCTCAAAAGTTACAAGTTTCTCAAAATATTAATTACTGTTTTTTATGTGCATTTACTGCAGCAGCCACAAAGTTTACAAAAATCGGGTGCGGATTTGCAACTGTACTTTTGTATTCTGGGTGGTATTGTACACCAATGAAGAATGGGTGATTTTCAAGCTCTACGATTTCTACTAAACCTGTATCAGGATTAACTCCAGAAGCTTTTAAACCAGCTTTTTGCAATTCATCAGCATATTTATTATTGTACTCATAACGGTGACGGTGGCGCTCCGAAATAGTTTTTTCTCCGTAAATTTTGTATGCTAAAGTGTCTGGTTTGATATCACATTTCCAAGCACCTAAACGCATTGTACCTCCTTTATCAGTTACGTTTTTCTGTTCTTCCATTAAATTCACAACGGGATGAGGCGTTTTATCGTTCATCTCTGTAGAATTGGCTTCAGCGTAACCTAAAATATTTCTAGAATACTCAATAACAGACATTTGCATTCCTAAACAAATTCCGAAGAAAGGAATGTTGTTTTCACGAACGTAACGAACTGCTTCAATTTTTCCTTCAATTCCTCTTTCACCAAAACCTGGAGCAACTAGAACTCCGTCAAGAGTTCCTAATTTTTCTTCAACATTTTCTGCATTAATATGCTCTGAATGAATTGAAATTACGTTTACTTTAGTTTCATTTGCAGCTCCTGCATGGATAAACGCCTCTAAAATAGATTTGTAGCAATCCTGCATTTCTACATACTTACCAACTAAACCAATATTTACAGTTTGTTTTGGACTTTTTAATCTTTTTAAGAAAGTATTCCAGTTTTTAAGATCTGGAGATGCTTTTTTAGGCAAATCTAATTTCTTTAAAGCTACAACGTCTAATCCTTCTTCAAGCATTAAATTTGGAACTTCATATATAGTAGAAGCATCAATTGACTGAATAACTGCTTCTTTTTTCACATTACAGAATAAAGCTAATTTCTGGCGTAATTCCTGAGACAATTCGTGCTCTGTTCTACAAACCAAAATATCTGCTTTAATACCACTTTCCATTAAAGTCTTAACAGAGTGCTGTGTTGGTTTTGTTTTTAATTCACCCGCAGCAGCCAAAAATGGAACTAACGTTAAGTGAATAACAATTCCGTTATTTTCACCTAATTCCCAAACTAATTGACGAACAGATTCAATATAAGGTAGAGATTCGATATCACCGACAGTTCCACCAATTTCAGTAATAACAATATCATAATCGCCAGATTTACCTAGCAATTGCATTCTGTCTTTGATTTCGTTTGTGATATGAGGAACAACTTGCACCGTTTTTCCTAAAAATTCTCCTCTTCTTTCTTTTTCAATAACCGAAAGATAAACTCTTCCTGTAGTAACGTTATTAGCCTGAGAAGTAGGAACGTTCAAGAAACGCTCATAGTGCCCTAAGTCTAAGTCTGTTTCAGCTCCATCATCTGTCACATAACATTCTCCGTGCTCATAAGGATTCAAAGTTCCTGGATCAACGTTAATATATGGATCAAATTTCTGAATAGTTGTGCGGTATCCTCTTCCTTGTAACAATTTTGCCAAAGATGCCGCGATAATCCCTTTTCCTAATGAAGAGGTCACACCTCCTGTAACAAAAATATATTTTGTTTGATTCATTCTGTTGTTTGTTTGTAAGTAGTTGTGTAAAAAACTTGGCAAAAGTACAAATTTAATTAGACAATTTATCAATTCCAGAATGAGATAATTTTTAATTTTTTAGACTTCTTTCAATTTAAATAGCCGTTTGAAGTTCTGGCTTTATAAAACGAAAGCTTTTTAGGATTTTAGCTAAAAATTCGCAACTAATTATGGAGAACTTTAATAAATTAAAAAACAAAAATTAAGATCTAATTTCTATGTATAATCATTAATACTTCTATAACACATCATATCTTTCAAAAAAAACTCTATATCACAAAATGTTAGATTATAATTTTAATTAGAAGAAACCATTAAAAAATTTAGCGTTAAAGACCATTTATCCCATAAATCAACATTTACTCCATGATTTTTAGCTGAAATATACACTACTATATCATCTAAAATAGACAATACTTCTTTTTTAATAATTTTAGCTTCTTTCTGATTTCCGCTAACATTTAGCAATTTCACATCTAACTTATTAAATCTATCAATTTGAAATTGAATATAAATTCTTCCTTTATACTTAGAAATAATTGGAGACCATTTTAACCTTGTTCTTAGAATACTACAAAATTTAGGATTCAAACTATTGTTTTCAATTAGTAAAAACTCCCTTTTTCCATACAAAAATTTAGGCTTTTCTTCCACATCACTTAAAGACATTATTGAACCATTTCTAAAATCAGGACAGTTTTCTCGAATTATTTTTTGTGCTTCTCCATCGTGCAACAAATAAGCTTGATAAAAATCTTCACAGGCAGTTTCATTATCACCTAATTTTAATTCTACAGCAGCACGATTAAACCATCCATCTTTGTTTTTTGGATCTTCAATCGTAATCTTCGTATATATTTCTTTTGCTAATAAAAAATCACTTTCTAAATAAGCCTTTTCTCCGTCTATCAATAATTGATTCACATTATTAGTCTGAGCAACACACACTTGTACAATAATAAAAAATAACAATGTAATTTTTCTCATAAAAACCTTTTAAACTCAAGGCAATCTAGAAATTACCTAATTTAGTATTTTATCTTTAAACAATGATAAATATGTATCAGAAGATAAAAGGCCTTTAAAAGTCAAAAAAAGAATAAAATAAGATTAAACTACTTTATTTAGGAAAGTATATTTAGTTTTTAAGGCTTCGGATATTGCTTCTTAATATTTCGAATCAATTCTTCCAAACCATTTAATTTCAATTCATAAATAAGCTGTAGTTGCTGTCCTAACTCTCCTTTTGGAAATCCTTTATTATGATACCAGACAACGTAATATTCAGGCAAGTCAATTAAATATTTTCCTTCGTATTTCCCGAAAGGCATTTTGGTGTGCGCTAATTTGATGAGTTGTTTTTTGTCTTGATCCATAGTTTTCTTGCAGAAGAAAGAAGCAAGATGAAAGACTTCGTAGATTTTCTGCTTATTTCATTTCACGCAAAACTACTATTTATTTTTTCTTTTGCACTGATTAAAAGGATTCTCACAGATTAAAAACTTAGAACCTTAGTGTCTCAGCAACTTAGAGGCTTAAAAAAAAGAAGCAAGAAAAAAGAACTTATTTCCGCCCTCTCTTCCTGCTTCAAAAATATTATTTAAAAAAAGTTCAGCACAGATAGAAACCTCTGTCCCTTTGTCCCTCTGAACCTTTGACACTTTTTAGTAATGCCATCTCACAAATGCTTCCATTGCAGCATAAGTTGCTAAACCTAATTGGTGGTACAATTCTGCTGTTTCGCGGTTTCTGTCTTCTGCTCTTTGCCAGAACTCTCTCGCGTCTGTTCCTTGAAAAACAACTCCATCTTTTTGCGATTGGTGTTTGAAAATTCCGTGACGTTTTGCTAAAACTTGATCTGGACTCATCGGAACCGCCATTTCAACTTCGTCAATTCCCCATTCTTGCCAAGCTCCACGGTATAACCATAACCAACAGTCATTCATAAATTCTTTTGGTTTCAAAACCTTAACGGCTTCAAAAATTGCATCTAAACAAACTTTGTGAGTTCCGTGTGGATCTGCTAAATCTCCTGCTGCGTAAATTTGGTGTGGTTTAATTTTTTCAATTAAATCAACCGTCAACTGAACATCTTCTGGTCCGATTGGTTTTTTCTCGATTGTTCCAGTTTCATAGAAAGGTAATTCCATAAAGTGAATCTGAGAATCTGGAAGACCAACAAAATGACTTGTAGCTCTCGCCTCTCCTTTTCTAATTAAACCTTTAATGTATCGAACTTCTGGAATATCAATTTCGCTGTTCTTTTTATTCTGTAAGAATGCTTCTGCTTTTTTGTAAATATCATCTGCTTGCTCACTTTTTATTCCGAATTTTTCGTTGTAATCAATTACGAATCTTGCGAAACGAAGCGCTTCATCATCAGCAACGGCAATATTTCCAGATGTTTGATAAGCCACGTGCACTTCATGACCTTGCTCTTGCAAACGCATGAAAGTTCCTCCCATACTAATAATATCATCATCAGGATGCGGACTGAATATCAATACACGTTTTTTAGCTGGTTCCGCTCTTTCAGGACGATTAGAATCATCTGCATTTGGTTTTCCACCTGGCCAACCTGTAATTGTATTTTGTAATTTATTAAAAATCTTAATATTAGTGTCGTAAGCCGGACCTGAATCTGCCAACAAATCACTCATACCGTTTTCGATATAATCTGCATCGGTAAGCATTAAAATTGGTTTTTTAAGATCTAAAGCCAATCCTAAAACTGCTTTACGAGTTAATTTGTCTGTCCAAACGATTTTTTCAACCAACCAAGGTTTGTTGATTCTCGTTAATTTTGAAGAAGCCTCTTTATCTAAAATAAAAACTGCATTGTTGTGTTCTTGCAAAAATGACGCTGGAACTCGGTTTGTAACTTCGTCTTCAACAGATTTTTTTACAATGTTTGCTTTTCCTTCTCCCCAAGCTAACAAGATTACTCTTTTTGCTTCCATGATTTTTTTAACTCCAAGTGTAATTGCTGTTCTTGGCGTATTATTTAAACCATAAAAATCTTTACTTGCTGCAACTCTTGTAATATGATCTAACGCAACCAAACGAGTTTTAGAGTTTTGAAGCGAACCAGATTCGTTAAAACCAATATGTCCGTTACCTCCAATTCCAAGAACCTGCAAATCGATTCCGCCTAAAGCTTCGATTTTTGCTTCGTATTCGTGGCAATAATCTGCAATTTGTTCTTTTGTTAAAAGTCCATCTGGAACATGAGCGTTTTCAGGTAAAATATCGACATGATCAAACAAAAGTTCTTTCATGAAACGAACATAACTGTTGATTGAATTTGGTTCCATTGGATAATATTCATCCAAATTAAAACTAATTACGTTTTTAAAGCTCAAACCTTCTTCTTTATGAAGACGAACTAATTCAGCATACAATCCTTTTGGAGAAGAACCAGTTGCCAAACCTAAAATACAAGGTTTTCCTTCATTCTGTTTTTCTTTGATTAAAGTTGCAATTTCTTGCGCCACTTCTTTTGAAGCATCCGTTGAATTTTCAAAAACAACTGTGTTGATGTTTTCGAATCGTTTTTCGAAACCTGTTGCCTTGTCGATTTTACTTTTTAACATGATATATTAATTTTTTATTTTTTGTTCTTTTAAATTATTACCATTTCCTGTATTTATGTCCTTTTACAGCATAAAAAAGAATCATTATATAAGAAGGCAATAACATTAGATAAGCAATTTGATTTCCGCTTTTTGATACATTTTGCATATTTTTTGCAACTAAAGAGGAATTTATGCTTTCTGTAATCATTCCGTAAAAAAGTGGAAAAACAGCTCCACCAATAATTCCCATAATCAAAATTGCGCTTCCAATTTTTGTATAACCTTCTAAATCTTGCAACGCCATTGGCCAGATTGCAGGCCAGCACAATGCATTTGCTAATCCTAAAAGCGCTACTAAAAGTATTACTAAAGGAATATTTGAAGTCCCTGGAACTTCAATCATAATTTTTGGAGAAATTAAAACAATTGCCAAAACTAAAATTATTCCTAATACTCCAGATACTTTTAA from Flavobacterium sp. YJ01 carries:
- a CDS encoding CTP synthase, whose amino-acid sequence is MNQTKYIFVTGGVTSSLGKGIIAASLAKLLQGRGYRTTIQKFDPYINVDPGTLNPYEHGECYVTDDGAETDLDLGHYERFLNVPTSQANNVTTGRVYLSVIEKERRGEFLGKTVQVVPHITNEIKDRMQLLGKSGDYDIVITEIGGTVGDIESLPYIESVRQLVWELGENNGIVIHLTLVPFLAAAGELKTKPTQHSVKTLMESGIKADILVCRTEHELSQELRQKLALFCNVKKEAVIQSIDASTIYEVPNLMLEEGLDVVALKKLDLPKKASPDLKNWNTFLKRLKSPKQTVNIGLVGKYVEMQDCYKSILEAFIHAGAANETKVNVISIHSEHINAENVEEKLGTLDGVLVAPGFGERGIEGKIEAVRYVRENNIPFFGICLGMQMSVIEYSRNILGYAEANSTEMNDKTPHPVVNLMEEQKNVTDKGGTMRLGAWKCDIKPDTLAYKIYGEKTISERHRHRYEYNNKYADELQKAGLKASGVNPDTGLVEIVELENHPFFIGVQYHPEYKSTVANPHPIFVNFVAAAVNAHKKQ
- a CDS encoding DUF3820 family protein — protein: MDQDKKQLIKLAHTKMPFGKYEGKYLIDLPEYYVVWYHNKGFPKGELGQQLQLIYELKLNGLEELIRNIKKQYPKP
- the nagB gene encoding glucosamine-6-phosphate deaminase, coding for MLKSKIDKATGFEKRFENINTVVFENSTDASKEVAQEIATLIKEKQNEGKPCILGLATGSSPKGLYAELVRLHKEEGLSFKNVISFNLDEYYPMEPNSINSYVRFMKELLFDHVDILPENAHVPDGLLTKEQIADYCHEYEAKIEALGGIDLQVLGIGGNGHIGFNESGSLQNSKTRLVALDHITRVAASKDFYGLNNTPRTAITLGVKKIMEAKRVILLAWGEGKANIVKKSVEDEVTNRVPASFLQEHNNAVFILDKEASSKLTRINKPWLVEKIVWTDKLTRKAVLGLALDLKKPILMLTDADYIENGMSDLLADSGPAYDTNIKIFNKLQNTITGWPGGKPNADDSNRPERAEPAKKRVLIFSPHPDDDIISMGGTFMRLQEQGHEVHVAYQTSGNIAVADDEALRFARFVIDYNEKFGIKSEQADDIYKKAEAFLQNKKNSEIDIPEVRYIKGLIRKGEARATSHFVGLPDSQIHFMELPFYETGTIEKKPIGPEDVQLTVDLIEKIKPHQIYAAGDLADPHGTHKVCLDAIFEAVKVLKPKEFMNDCWLWLYRGAWQEWGIDEVEMAVPMSPDQVLAKRHGIFKHQSQKDGVVFQGTDAREFWQRAEDRNRETAELYHQLGLATYAAMEAFVRWHY